Proteins from a genomic interval of Quercus robur chromosome 9, dhQueRobu3.1, whole genome shotgun sequence:
- the LOC126698669 gene encoding dehydration-responsive element-binding protein 2A-like, translated as MDNPDPDQKKRKRKNSRDSVAETLAKWKEKNTAQFASCGAPKVQAKGSKKGCCVKGKGGPENSLCHYRGVRQRTWGKWVAEIREPNGGKKLWLGTFGTAVDAASAYDEAASTMYGFSARLNFPDITSRTSSMESVKDCCWTSSESVPYSMGSPVGSESTTAANPSEFCADEDALYYPVTEADMPSLVGTEAEGESTGVSEFCADEGTLYYPVTEAKDESTNYFGDNGQENLLDCSENENLMYEIMALLNDPVGNTDSVLGFGYDADQLGLGKF; from the coding sequence ATGGACAATCCTGATCCTGAtcagaagaagaggaagaggaagaatagTAGAGACTCTGTGGCTGAGACACTGGCGaagtggaaagaaaaaaatactgCCCAGTTTGCGTCTTGTGGGGCTCCTAAAGTTCAAGCCAAAGGGTCAAAGAAAGGCTGTTGTGTGAAAGGAAAAGGAGGACCTGAAAACTCACTGTGCCATTACCGAGGGGTTAGGCAGAGGACATGGGGTAAGTGGGTGGCAGAGATTCGTGAGCCAAATGGTGGAAAAAAACTCTGGCTAGGGACTTTTGGGACTGCCGTTGATGCTGCGTCCGCGTATGACGAAGCTGCTTCAACAATGTATGGTTTCTCTGCTCGGCTTAACTTTCCAGATATCACAAGTCGCACATCCTCAATGGAATCTGTGAAGGATTGCTGCTGGACTTCCTCTGAGTCTGTCCCTTATTCAATGGGAAGTCCTGTGGGATCTGAATCCACAACTGCGGCAAACCCTTCTGAGTTTTGTGCTGATGAGGATGCACTGTATTATCCTGTCACTGAAGCCGACATGCCAAGTTTGGTGGGGACAGAGGCCGAGGGTGAGTCTACTGGTGTGTCTGAGTTTTGTGCTGATGAGGGTACTCTGTATTATCCTGTCACAGAAGCTAAGGATGAGTCTACAAACTATTTTGGGGATAATGGACAGGAGAACTTGCTGGACTGttcagaaaatgaaaatttaatgtATGAAATTATGGCTCTATTAAACGATCCTGTTGGCAACACAGATTCAGTGCTGGGTTTTGGTTATGATGCTGATCAACTTGGATTGGGGAAATTTTAG